The following proteins come from a genomic window of Halomarina ordinaria:
- a CDS encoding ArsR family transcriptional regulator produces MELTALDEAILDELNEGARTQGFLVDATGEPRYKVHERLKLLVAAGHIENIHENTALYELRTDPRSDGES; encoded by the coding sequence ATGGAATTAACCGCCCTCGACGAAGCGATCCTGGACGAACTCAACGAGGGTGCCCGGACGCAAGGGTTTCTCGTCGACGCAACGGGGGAACCGCGATACAAGGTACACGAGCGACTGAAGCTGCTAGTTGCCGCAGGCCACATCGAAAATATCCACGAGAACACGGCACTCTACGAACTGCGAACCGATCCGCGGAGCGATGGTGAGAGCTGA